The sequence CCGCCCGCTCCCGGTGGCCGTGCCCGGACGCCCACCGGTATCGGTCACCTCGACCCGGAGCAGCCGCGGCTCGTAGGCGACGGTCACGGCCGCCTCCGCGCCGGACGCGTGCTTCACGGTGTTCGTCAGCGCCTCCTGGACGACGCGGTAGGCGGCGAGTTCGAGGCCCGGCGGCAGCGGCCGGGGCCGGCCCGTCACCGTCAGACCCACCGGCAGCCCGGCGTCCCGGACCCGGCCGATCAGCACCTCCAGCTGGTCCAGCCCCGGCTGAGGGGCCGGCACCCCGGCACCCGGCAGGTCGGGGCCCGTGTCCGTCGCCTCGTCCTCGTCGGCCACGGTGAGCAGCCCCATAACGTGCCGCAGCTCCGTCATGGCAGCCCGGCCGCCCGCTTCCACGGCGAGCAGTGCCTCGCCGGCCTGCTCGGGAGCGGACTTCATGATCGTGCGCGCCGCCCCCGCCTGAATGATCATCACACTGACGTTGTGTGTGACGACGTCGTGCAGTTCACGCGCGATCCTGGCCCGCTCGTGCTCCACGGCCCGGCGCAGCGCCTCGGCCTGTTCGCGTTCCAGCGCGGAGAGCCGGGACCGGCCCTCGTCGGTCCGTAGCTTCCACGTACGCAGCCCCACGGCCGCCACGGCCATCGGAACCAGGATCAGCAGCGCGATGTACTCGTTGGGCACGATCGGGGTCACCGAGTTCCCGGCCGTGCCGACCAGGGTGACGGACACCGGAAGCGCCGCCAGCGTCGCCACCCGGTGCGGGCTGTACACGGCGGCGCTGTACACGGCGATGACGAACGCGTAGAACGTCAGGCGCATCACGCTCTGCGGAGTCGCCAGGGTCGCGGCCGTCACGACGCACAGCACGGCCAGCGGGCAGCGGCGGCGCAGCACCAGGGCAGCCGAAGCGACGGCCGCGAGCGTCACCATGAACGCCAGGCCGCCGGGCCCGGACGGGCGCGCCATGACATGAGCCACCCCGGCGATCTCCCGCACCACCACGTTGCCGGCGTTGTCGATGCCGTAGTAGACGGTGGTGACGCCGAGGGCCAGCGCCACCAGCGCGTCGAACTGCCACGCGCGCCGGGAGGGACGGGGCGGCGGACCGCTCGGGAAACCGGCGTCCCGAACCGCCCGGCGGGCCCCTTCGCCCAGCCGCTCCAACCGTGTACGTACGTCCGTCACCGCTTCATTCTCGCGGGCCCGCAGCCCCTCGGAGTCCGACCCGGTACCGATTCCCGCCGGGGCGCGTACACCACTCGCCTACATCGCAGGGACGACGAACCCGCCGCTCATCCCGGCGCCGGACGGCAAGGGATCCCGGCGGCGGACGCGCGTCCGCCCGGCTCGCTCCTAGCGTTCGGTCCACCGACTTCCCCTGCGCAAGGAGCCCTTCATGAGCATGCCGCTGATCGAACTGTGCGAGGTGAGCCGCCGGTACGACGACGGCCCGCCCGCCCTGCACGAGGTGTCGCTCACCGTGCGGCCGGGCGAGGCCGTCGCGATCCTCGGCCCCTCCGGCAGCGGCAAGTCGACGCTCCTCAACCTGATCGCGGGCCTGGACCGGCCCGACACCGGCACGGTGACCGTGGACGGGGCGCGCATCGATCAACTGGGCGAAACAGGTGCGGCGCTCCACCGGCGTACCCGGATCGGCATGGTCTTCCAGTTCTTCCACCTCCTGGACGATCTGACCGTCACCGACAACGTCGCCCTGCCCGCCCGCCTGGCCGGACTGCCACGCGGTGAGACGGAACGCAGGGCGGCGGAACTCCTGGAACGGCTGGGCATCGACCGGCACGCCCGCACCCACCCGGACCGGCTCTCCGGCGGCGAGCGGCAACGCGTCGCGGTGGCCCGCGCGCTGATGAACCGGCCCGCGCTGCTCCTGGCCGACGAACCGACCGGCGCGCTCGACACCGCCGCCGGACAGGACGTCAGCCGGCTGCTCACCGAACTCAACGCCGAGGGCCAGACCGTCGTCCTCGTCACCCACGACCTCGCGCTGGCCCGCTCCTGCACCAGCCGCACGATCCGTATCGCCGACGGCCGGATCACCCACGACCAGCCGTCGCGGGCCGTCGCCCCGGAGGCCGTCCGATGAGCGCGCTCGGCAGGGTGGTGCGCTCCGGAGTGGGGCGGCGCCGGGTGCAGACGCTGGTCATCGGGCTCGCCGCGATGATGGCGGTGGCCGCGTCCGTCCTCGCCGGATCGCTGCTCGTCGTCTCCGGGGCCCCCTTCGACGACGCCTTCGCCAGGCAGCACGGCGCGCACCTGTCCGTACAGTTCGACGCGGACGAGGTGAGCGCCGGGCAACTGGCGGGGACCGGGAACGCCGAAGGGGTGAGCGAGGCGGCCGGACCCTTCCGCACGGCGACGCTCACCCCGCGCCCGGACGCGGACGGCCCCGGGTGGCCGATGACCGTGGCGGGCCGCGGCGATCCGGGCCGGGACGTGGACGAGGCCGACCTCATCCAGGGGCGGTGGCCCACCCGCCCCGGCGAGATCGTGCTGTCCGCCGACTCCGCCCTGATCCCGGTCATCGGCAAGAAGATCCACTTCACCGGTACGGCCGCCGGCGTGGCGCCGACGGTCGTCGGCGTGGCCCGCTCGGTCACCCGGACCGCCGACGCCTGGGTGCTGCCGTCCCAGATGCCGGCCCTCACCGCACCCGGCAGCGGCGGCTACCAGATGCTCTACCGCTTCACCGACGCGGCCACGGCCGCACAGATCACCGCGGGCGGCAACGCTGTGAAGGCGTCCCTGCCGCCGCAGGCCGCCATCGGCGAACAGTCGTGGCTGACCGTCAAGGAGTCCGCCGAGCGCGACACCGCCCTGTACGTCCCCTTCCTCTTCGCGTTCGGCACCCTCGGCCTCGTCATGTCCGTGCTCACCGTCGGCAACGTCGTCGCCTCGGCCGTCGGTACGGGAACACGCCGCATCGGCATCCTCAAGGCCGTCGGCTTCACCCCCGCCCAGGTCGTACGGGCCTACGTGGCCCAGGCGCTGATCCCCGCGGCCCTCGGCACCGCCCTCGGCATCGTCGCGGGCCACCTGCTCGCCGTCCCCGTCATGGCCGAGGCCGAAGCGGCCTACGGCACCTCGTCCCTGGCCGTAGCCCCCTGGGTCGACGTGGTGGTCGTCACGGGGACACTCGGCCTGGTGGCGGTGACCGCGTGGGCCGGTGCCGGACGGGCCGGCCGGCTGCGTACGGTCGACGCCCTCGCCGTCGGACGCACCGCCCCGGCGGGACGCGGCCGGTGGGCGGCCCGCCTGGCCGGGCGCCTGCCGTTGCCGCAGCCGGTCGCGCTCGGTCTCGTCCGGCCCTTCGCACGGCCCGCCCGCTCCCTCGCCATGGGCGCGGCGGTCCTCTTCGGCACCGTCGCCGTCACGTTCACCGTCGGGATGGCCGCCTCGCTGGGCCAGGTGATGAGCGCCAAGGCCCATGACGCGGCCGACGTCGTCGTACTCCCGCCCCTGCCGGACGTCGGGCCCGGCGCCGCCGGCCGCCGCGGTGAGCGGCCCGATCCCGCCGCCGT comes from Streptomyces sp. Mut1 and encodes:
- a CDS encoding ABC transporter ATP-binding protein, producing the protein MSMPLIELCEVSRRYDDGPPALHEVSLTVRPGEAVAILGPSGSGKSTLLNLIAGLDRPDTGTVTVDGARIDQLGETGAALHRRTRIGMVFQFFHLLDDLTVTDNVALPARLAGLPRGETERRAAELLERLGIDRHARTHPDRLSGGERQRVAVARALMNRPALLLADEPTGALDTAAGQDVSRLLTELNAEGQTVVLVTHDLALARSCTSRTIRIADGRITHDQPSRAVAPEAVR
- a CDS encoding sensor histidine kinase produces the protein MTDVRTRLERLGEGARRAVRDAGFPSGPPPRPSRRAWQFDALVALALGVTTVYYGIDNAGNVVVREIAGVAHVMARPSGPGGLAFMVTLAAVASAALVLRRRCPLAVLCVVTAATLATPQSVMRLTFYAFVIAVYSAAVYSPHRVATLAALPVSVTLVGTAGNSVTPIVPNEYIALLILVPMAVAAVGLRTWKLRTDEGRSRLSALEREQAEALRRAVEHERARIARELHDVVTHNVSVMIIQAGAARTIMKSAPEQAGEALLAVEAGGRAAMTELRHVMGLLTVADEDEATDTGPDLPGAGVPAPQPGLDQLEVLIGRVRDAGLPVGLTVTGRPRPLPPGLELAAYRVVQEALTNTVKHASGAEAAVTVAYEPRLLRVEVTDTGGRPGTATGSGRGLIGLRERLTVLDGTLHTGPHLAGGYRVEALIPLETP